A genomic stretch from Lathyrus oleraceus cultivar Zhongwan6 chromosome 2, CAAS_Psat_ZW6_1.0, whole genome shotgun sequence includes:
- the LOC127120545 gene encoding two-component response regulator-like APRR2 encodes MVCTANDLQGWKDFPKGLRVLLLEGDNNSASEIRTKLESMDYNVSIFYDENEALSAISTSPKGFHVAVVEVSTSCPDGGFKFLENAKDLPTIMTSNTHCLNTMMKCIALGAVEFLTKPLSEDKLKNIWQHVVHKAFNADKNAPSEPLKPVKESVEPMSIDLDKVSKFSDNEQEHSAASDKYPAPSTPQLKQVARLVDDGDCHEQTNCSIEKESGEHDGSECKFVEISCENLNAKNSPQPTKSLVKEEEDFANGSKGESVVSTNPHSKKALENADGNASPNETSVPKDSCENRANRKKMKVDWTPDLHKKFVKAVEQLGIDQAIPSRILELMKVDSLTRHNVASHLQKYRMHKRQILHTDEDRKWPNQRDPTQRNYCMQRPIMAYPPYHSNHTFPPHSLYPTWGGQPGSHTAGVPIWAPPPPGYPLWQQPTENWHWKPYPPAVHVDAWGNPMLPPPQASYFPYTQNITGLQNAKAMDYRFGTPRNSLEHYPAEEVVDKVVKEAINKPWLPLPIGLKPPSMDSVMAELTKQGIPFSKRKGKDCNSKPC; translated from the exons ATGGTTTGCACTGCCAATGATTTACAAGGATGGAAAGATTTTCCAAAGGGGCTTAGGGTTCTTCTCCTTGAAGGAGACAACAATTCTGCTTCTGAAATAAGAACAAAGCTTGAATCTATGGACTATAATG TTTCTATCTTCTACGATGAGAACGAAGCTTTGTCAGCGATCTCAACTAGTCCCAAAGGCTTCCATGTTGCCGTAGTCGAG GTGAGTACAAGCTGCCCTGATGGAGGTTTCAAGTTTCTCGAGAATGCGAAGGACTTGCCAACCATTA TGACTTCGAACACTCATTGCCTGAATACAATGATGAAGTGCATTGCG CTTGGTGCAGTTGAGTTCCTAACAAAACCGCTCTCTGAGGATAAGCTGAAAAATATTTGGCAGCATGTGGTTCACAAG GCATTCAATGCTGATAAAAATGCTCCGTCTGAACCGCTAAAACCTGTCAAAGAATCCGTTGAGCCCATGTCTATAGATTTAGATAAGGTGTCCAAGTTTAGTGATAACGAACAAGAGCATTCTGCTGCGAGTGATAAATATCCCGCTCCTTCAacgccacaattaaaacaagtTGCGAGGTTAGTGGATGATGGTGATTGCCATGAGCAGACTAATTGCTCAATAGAAAAAGAAAGTGGAGAACATGATGGTAGTGAATGTAAATTTGTCGAAATTTCATGCGAGAATTTGAATGCCAAAAATTCTCCTCAACCAACGAAATCTCTGGTTAAGGAGGAAGAGGATTTTGCCAATGGTTCGAAGGGTGAGAGTGTTGTTTCAACGAATCCACATAGTAAAAAGGCTCTCGAAAACGCTGATGGTAACGCATCTCCAAATGAAACAAGTGTTCCTAAGGATTCATGTGAGAATAGAGCTAATCGGAAGAAGATGAAA GTAGACTGGACGCCCGACCTGCATAAAAAATTTGTGAAGGCAGTTGAACAACTAGGCATTGATCAAGCCATTCCGTCTCGTATATTGGAGTTAATGAAAGTCGACAGTTTGACAAGGCATAACGTTGCAAGCCATCTTCAG AAATATAGAATGCACAAGAGACAGATATTGCACACGGACGAAGATCGAAAATGGCCTAATCAAAGAGATCCAACGCAAAGGAACTATTGTATGCAAAGACCAATCATGGCTTATCCGCCGTATCATTCTAATCACACATTTCCTCCACATTCTCTATATCCTACGTGGGGAGGGCAGCCCGGAAGTCATACAGCCGGTGTACCGATTTGGGCTCCTCCTCCTCCTGGTTATCCTCTATGGCAACAACCAACAGAAAATTGGCATTGGAAGCCTTATCCGCCCGCG GTGCATGTGGATGCATGGGGTAACCCAATGTTGCCACCTCCTCAAGCTTCTTATTTTCCCTACACTCAA AATATAACCGGATTGCAAAATGCAAAAGCAATGGATTATAGATTCGGCACGCCGCGTAATTCCTTGGAGCATTATCCG GCAGAGGAAGTGGTGGACAAGGTTGTGAAAGAGGCAATAAACAAGCCATGGCTACCATTACCAATAGGACTGAAACCTCCATCAATGGATAGTGTTATGGCTGAACTCACCAAACAAGGTATCCCTTTTagcaagagaaagggaaaggatTGTAATTCAAAACCATGCTGA